From one Lotus japonicus ecotype B-129 chromosome 3, LjGifu_v1.2 genomic stretch:
- the LOC130748853 gene encoding uncharacterized protein LOC130748853, with protein sequence MSNPLPPIAKVVSLAMQHERQSVSEESEESKILVNMAEGKKSYGKGKASSSGSSSGYKNTGKYCTHCKKPGHTVEICYKLHGYPNTFKPKPASNNVSHANNVAGGFDSEDDEGETIVSQQRTEDLFTADQYKQIMAMIQQATAVSASQKHSESGKAFVNHVTKSAVFGAEVSGNGRSNQEEDWFG encoded by the exons ATGTCAAATCCTCTTCCACCGATTGCTAAGGTTGTATCTTTGGCTATGCAACATGAAAGGCAGTCAGTGTCAGAAGAGAGTGAAGAGTCCAAGATTTTGGTTAATATGGCTGAAGGAAAGAAGTCATATGGAAAGGGGAAAGCTTCAAGCTCCGGTTCCAGTTCTGGCTATAAGAACACTGGGAAATATTGTACACACTGCAAGAAACCTGGACACACAGTGGAAATTTGCTACAAACTTCATGGTTATCCTAATACTTTTAAGCCTAAACCTGCTTCTAATAATGTTAGCCATGCTAACAATGTTGCAGGAGGTTTTGATTCAGAGGATGATGAAGGTGAAACTATTGTTTCACAGCAAAGAACTGAAGACTTGTTTACAGCTGATCAGTACAAACAAATCATGGCTATGATTCAGCAAGCTACTGCAGTTTCAGCTTCACAGAAGCATTCGGAATCAGGGAAAGCTTTTGTCAATCATGTGACAAAATCAGCAGTTTTTGGGGCAGAGGTCTCAGGCAATG GACGTTCAAACCAAGAAGAAGATTGGTTTGGGTAG